A stretch of DNA from uncultured Flavobacterium sp.:
GTTATTGACCGTTTCCCGGAATTAGTTCCTGGAATCAAAGGATTGTCTGAAGAAACTACAACTGGAGTTCACAGACTTTACGAAAGAGTAAAAGCCGGAACTTTACCAATGCCTGCAATCAACATTAACGACTCTGTTACTAAATCGAAATTTGATAACAAATACGGTTGTAAAGAATCTGCTGTAGATGCAGTTCGTCGTGCAACTGACTTAATGTTAGCTGGAAAAAGAGTTATCGTTTGTGGATACGGTGATGTTGGAAAAGGAACTGCAGCTTCTTTTAGAGGTGCTGGATCTATTGTAACTGTTACTGAAATTGACCCAATTTGTGCTTTACAAGCTGCAATGGACGGTTATGAAGTTAAAAAATTAAACACTGTAATTGCTAATGCTGATATCATCATTACAACTACAGGAAATAAAGATATCGTTCTTGGAAGTCATTTCGAGCAAATGAAAGACAAAACTGTTGTTTGTAACATCGGACACTTTGATAACGAAATTGATATGGCTTGGTTGAACAAAAACCACGGTGCATCAAAAATCGAAATCAAACCACAAGTTGACAAATATACTATCGCTGGAAAAGATATCATCATTCTTGCTGAAGGTCGTTTAGTAAACCTTGGTTGTGCTACAGGTCACCCAAGTTTTGTAATGAGTAACTCATTTACAAACCAAACTTTAGCGCAAATCGAATTATGGAATAACAGCGCTGCTTACAACAATGACGTTTATATGTTACCAAAACATTTAGATGAAAAAGTTGCTGCTTTGCACTTAGCTAAATTAGGAGTTGAATTGGAAACTTTACGTGACGATCAAGCTGCTTATATTGGTGTTCCAGTTGAAGGTCCATTCAAACCAGAATACTACAGATACTAGTAAATTTTAGATTGAAGATTTCTGATTTTAGATTTCTTCGATTACATATTTCAAACCCGATAGATTTTAAAAATCTGTCGGGTTTTGTTTTATAAGAAAGACTAACTTTGTAAAAACCGTGAAATATGAAAAACTTCTTCTTTTTAGGAATTGCTATTATATTCGAAATCATTGCAACATCGGCATTAAAAAAATCCGAACAATTTACACAACTTATTCCCAGCATTGTTACGATTGTGGGGTATTTTGCCGCATTTTACTTTTTGAGTTTTGCTATTAGAACTATTCCCGTTGGGATTGCTTATGCAATTTGGTCTGGTGTTGGGATTGTGTTAATTACTATTATTGGAGCCGTTTTTTTCAAACAAATTCCAGATTTACCTGCTATTATTGGATTAACTTTGATTGTAATTGGCGTTGCAGTAATTAATCTTTTTTCTAAAACTACAGTGCATTAATTTCGAATCTAATGGATATAAATTTCAGAAAAGCGACAATTTCAGACCTGAAAGAAATGCAGGAATTGTATATCGGAACGATTCAAGAAGTTTGCAAAAATGATTATAATTTGGCTCAAATTGAAGTCTGGAGTTCCGGAGTTCAAAATACAGAACGTTGGCTTGATGTTATTAATACGCAGTTTGTTTTACTGGCTGTTATCGAAAATAAAATCACAGGTTTCGGAACTTTAAAAGACGCAAATTATATTGATTTCTTTTACGTTCACAAAGATTTT
This window harbors:
- the ahcY gene encoding adenosylhomocysteinase, coding for MSTTTTPFVAFKVKDISLAAWGRKEIELAEAEMPGLMALRAEYKDEQPLKGARIAGCLHMTIQTAVLIETLIALGAEVTWSSCNIFSTQDQAAAAIAAAGIQVYAWKGLDEQSFDWCIEQTLFFGEDRKPLNMILDDGGDLTNMVIDRFPELVPGIKGLSEETTTGVHRLYERVKAGTLPMPAININDSVTKSKFDNKYGCKESAVDAVRRATDLMLAGKRVIVCGYGDVGKGTAASFRGAGSIVTVTEIDPICALQAAMDGYEVKKLNTVIANADIIITTTGNKDIVLGSHFEQMKDKTVVCNIGHFDNEIDMAWLNKNHGASKIEIKPQVDKYTIAGKDIIILAEGRLVNLGCATGHPSFVMSNSFTNQTLAQIELWNNSAAYNNDVYMLPKHLDEKVAALHLAKLGVELETLRDDQAAYIGVPVEGPFKPEYYRY
- a CDS encoding GNAT family N-acetyltransferase, which codes for MDINFRKATISDLKEMQELYIGTIQEVCKNDYNLAQIEVWSSGVQNTERWLDVINTQFVLLAVIENKITGFGTLKDANYIDFFYVHKDFQKQGIANKILTKLELEAKNQHSKIINSDISITAKPFFEKKDFIVKAEQRNIRLGVELINYKMEKKL
- a CDS encoding multidrug efflux SMR transporter, coding for MKNFFFLGIAIIFEIIATSALKKSEQFTQLIPSIVTIVGYFAAFYFLSFAIRTIPVGIAYAIWSGVGIVLITIIGAVFFKQIPDLPAIIGLTLIVIGVAVINLFSKTTVH